The Deltaproteobacteria bacterium genomic sequence GCGCCTGGCTCGCGTCGAGCAAGAACAGCACCGCGTCGGCCTGCGGCACGTAGCCGTAGGTGATCTCGGCCCGCTGCTCGTTCATGTCGTTGACGCCGGGCGTGTCGACCAACACGACGTTGTCGCGCAGCAGGTCCGCCGGGTAGCCGACCTCGACGTGCCGCACGTCGCGGCTGCGCGCACCGGCCGCGGTGACCCAATCGCGCAGCGCAGCCGGCGCGATCGCGATCGTGTCGCCGTCGGTGAGCACGGCGTGGGCGCGCGGTTGATCCGCATAGACGACGTGGTTGATCGCGGCCGTCGTCGGCGTGATGCCGGTCGGCAGCACGTCGGCGCCGAGCAGCGCGTTGACGAACGTCGACTTGCCGTGGTTGAACTCGCCCAGCACCACCAGGTGGAACCGTTCCTGCTCCACCTTGGGGATGCGCGAGCCTTCGATGTCGGCGGCGAGCGTCTTCATGCCGGCGGCCCGCGCCACCTCCGCCAGAGCCGCGAGTTGATCGACGATCTCGATCTTCGCGCGCCGATGTCCGTCCAGCAGGCTCATCAGAACACACTCAGCAGTTGGGCGACCTCGCGGTCGACCTCTTCCGCCGGCCGGCCGCCGGATTGCCCCGTGATGCGCCGGTAGAACGCCGAGTCCGCGAACAGCTTGAGCGCCTTGACTCGCTTGAGCAGATACGGGTCGCTGCGGAACAGCTCGCCGATGCCGCCGAGGGTCCCGGGCGCGTCCGGCGCGCGCGCGAGGTAGTCGTCGGCCGTCATGGCGTCGACGCCGGCGGGGACGCTCGCCTGGCATTTCACCATCTGGCGAAACGTCGCATCGATGTCGCGCGTGCACAAAAGCGCCGCGCGGTCGCACGTGATCTCGGCGCGCCGCGACCACGCCTGCAGCGCCATCGTCGCCGGGCGAACCGCCCACCGCACCAGGCTGGCCGCCGCGCGCGTGAGGTAGTGCAGCGCGGTCGTATAGGTGACGTGGTTGTTCTGGATGTGACCGCAGTGGTGGCCGATGAGCGCCACGAGTTCGACGTCGCTCAGGCGCGCGACGAGATCCGCGTTGACGACGACGTACGGCTCGTCCACGGTGCCGAGGGTGGCGTCGGAGATGCCGGCGTCGGCCGGCGCGACGTACACCGCCGGCGGGTCGATGCCCAGCGCGCGGGCGGCCGCCACCGCGGCGCCCCGCACCGCGGGATGCGTCTCGTCCGTCGCGCGCGCCGACGCCGACAGCAGTTCGTCCTTCGCGGCGCCCTGCCACAGCCGGCTCGTCGCTTCGATGGCGATCGCCACCGGGCGTGCCGTCGCCAGCGTCCGCTGCACCTTGCGGGCGCCGGAAAACGCATAGGCCGCGCCGTCGCGGGCGCGCTGTTCGACGCGGCCGCGCCGCTCGGCGACATAGCGCGCGAAGTCGAAGTCGACGGCGACCATGGGCGGAGTATAGCGACTTCGCGTCGGCGGCAACGGCGCCGGCACCGCCATTTCGCGGCGAGCCGCTCAGCTCGCCGAGCCGCCGTCGACGTCGACTCCGGCTTCGCGGCGCAGCGCGGCCAGCGCGGCGGCGCCGATCGCGACCGCGAACCACAGGGTCGCCAGCCGCGTGAGCATCGTCGCGGCCACCGCCGTCGGCTCGTCGAGCCCGTCGCCCAGTTGCACGAGCAGCAGGGTCATCGCCGTCTCGGTCACGACGAGTCCGGCCGGCAGAAACGACAGCGCGCCCGCGATCGTCGTCGCCGCATAGATGGTCGTCGCGAGACCGAGCGACACGCGCACGCCGGTGAAGCCCGCCAGGATCACCGCAAACCCGACGCACTCGGCCGCCCATGCGACGACGCCCAGACCGGTCGACCACCACAACCGCGACGGCCGCGTGAGGTCGGCCAGGCCGAGGTACACCTCGCGCAGCCGGGCTCCCAGGCGCCGCAGCCGCCGCGGTCGGCTCACGACGCGGATCGCGCCGAGCCCCAGGCGCGGCCACGCCAGCAGCAGCAGACCGAACCCGATCGCGCCCGCGGCGCCCGCGACCGCGCGGCCCGCCACCCCGTAGACGCCGGCGCCCGCGACCGCCAGGGCGACCAGGGCGACCAGGTCCGTGACTCGCTCGGCGATCACGA encodes the following:
- a CDS encoding UPF0104 family protein; translated protein: MAAGTSTHAIRTRGRPPKGRAFVSRTARRIALAIAVGALAFAALSVYGDVHALGDRLRRFRWSAFAAALALALVNYGVRLARWNAYLRAKAIAVPPRRSALIFLSGFALAVTPGKVGELIKSYLLRQTDGVPMTRSVPIVIAERVTDLVALVALAVAGAGVYGVAGRAVAGAAGAIGFGLLLLAWPRLGLGAIRVVSRPRRLRRLGARLREVYLGLADLTRPSRLWWSTGLGVVAWAAECVGFAVILAGFTGVRVSLGLATTIYAATTIAGALSFLPAGLVVTETAMTLLLVQLGDGLDEPTAVAATMLTRLATLWFAVAIGAAALAALRREAGVDVDGGSAS
- a CDS encoding M48 family peptidase, which encodes MAVPAPLPPTRSRYTPPMVAVDFDFARYVAERRGRVEQRARDGAAYAFSGARKVQRTLATARPVAIAIEATSRLWQGAAKDELLSASARATDETHPAVRGAAVAAARALGIDPPAVYVAPADAGISDATLGTVDEPYVVVNADLVARLSDVELVALIGHHCGHIQNNHVTYTTALHYLTRAAASLVRWAVRPATMALQAWSRRAEITCDRAALLCTRDIDATFRQMVKCQASVPAGVDAMTADDYLARAPDAPGTLGGIGELFRSDPYLLKRVKALKLFADSAFYRRITGQSGGRPAEEVDREVAQLLSVF